The following nucleotide sequence is from Candidatus Methanosuratincola sp..
GTCGCGCGACTGCTTCGTGGCGAAGAGGTGGAAGGGACATATATAGATTGAAACATAATGAAGAGATGTCAAAAGGCGTTGGGAAATGATCTCTGACAGGAAGCTGAAACACCTCGAGATATGCAGGGACATGGATGTCGGGTCCAGGCGGAAGACCACACACCTGGAGGACGTCGACCTCGTCCACCTTGCAGTACCTGAACTCGACCTCTCTGACATAGACCTCTCGATGTCATTCCTTGGGAAACGGATCTCAGCACCCCTCATCATCTCCGCAATGACAGGCGGTCACCCGTCTACAAAGAAGATCAACGAGAACCTCGCCAGGGCGTCCTCCGAACTGGGGCTGGGGATCTGCGTGGGGAGCCAGAGGGCTGCCCTTGAGGATCCCTCGCAGGAAGACACGTTCCGTGTGGTCAGGGAGGCGTCGCGCGAGATGCTCGTGATCGCCAACATAGGGGCGGCTCAGATCCTCTCCCCTGCGCGCCTCACTCTCGCCATCAAGGCAGTATCGATGATCGATGCCGATGCGATCGCTGTGCACCTGAACCCGCTCCAGGAGCTCGTCCAGCCGATGGGGGACACTAAGTACCGCGGAGTTTTGAGCGCAATAAGCGATCTTACGAGCGAATTGGGGGTGCCTGTGATAGCCAAGGAGACCGGATGCGGCATATCGAGGGAGGTAGCAAAAGCCCTCTTGGACTCCGGCGTCTCTGCAATCGAGGTCGCCGGCGCAGGGGGAACCAGCTGGGCGGCGGTCGAGTACTACAACGCGCAGAGCAAGGGTGAGCGTTCGAAGGCAGAGGTGGCAGAGACCTTTTGGGACTGGGGGATACCGACTGCGATGAGCATATGCGAGATCCGTTCGCTCAAAACGCAGGTGCCTATAATCGCCTCAGGTGGGATCAGGAACGGCCTGGACATCGCAAAGTCAATAGCCTTGGGCGCTGACCTTGCCGGGGTGGCCAGGGAGCTCCTCATACCCGCATTCAAGGGGCACCGGGAGGTGACTGCGAGGCTGGAGCGGATGATCCATGAAGTGAAAGCGGCCGCCCTCCTGACCGGGGCTCGAGACATCAAATCACTCAAGTCCGTCCCCACAGTCCTCAGCGGGGGGCTTTTAAACTGGATCACGCAGAGAGGTCTTGGTGTTTGCAAAAATGATTGAGTCAGACATGGCATCAATAGCGGGAGAAGTAGGCGCCCTGATAGACTCAATGCTCGGCAGGAAAGACACTCTCTTCAATTCAGCACGCCACCTCCCTTCCCACGGCGGGAAGAGGATGCGCCCATACTTGGTG
It contains:
- the fni gene encoding type 2 isopentenyl-diphosphate Delta-isomerase, with protein sequence MISDRKLKHLEICRDMDVGSRRKTTHLEDVDLVHLAVPELDLSDIDLSMSFLGKRISAPLIISAMTGGHPSTKKINENLARASSELGLGICVGSQRAALEDPSQEDTFRVVREASREMLVIANIGAAQILSPARLTLAIKAVSMIDADAIAVHLNPLQELVQPMGDTKYRGVLSAISDLTSELGVPVIAKETGCGISREVAKALLDSGVSAIEVAGAGGTSWAAVEYYNAQSKGERSKAEVAETFWDWGIPTAMSICEIRSLKTQVPIIASGGIRNGLDIAKSIALGADLAGVARELLIPAFKGHREVTARLERMIHEVKAAALLTGARDIKSLKSVPTVLSGGLLNWITQRGLGVCKND